The following coding sequences lie in one Rutidosis leptorrhynchoides isolate AG116_Rl617_1_P2 chromosome 6, CSIRO_AGI_Rlap_v1, whole genome shotgun sequence genomic window:
- the LOC139855090 gene encoding uncharacterized protein: protein MLVDSFKSSNREYKANDIRADIGSRFGVSISYNQAWRAKCHTLQMLRGSSEESYQMLPIYLHNIKIHNPGSVTNLITDKENRFLMCYYSLGVVIQSFVQHCRPIIIVDGAYLKAGYLGTNLVAVAMDDNNEILPLAYGIAGGETNESLDWFLGNL, encoded by the exons tgtggattcATTCAAATCTTCAAACCGAGAATATAAAGCAAACGATATACGTGCGGATATAGGCAGCCGATTCGGTGtcagcatatcttacaatcaagcatggagggccaaatgtCATACGTTACAGATGCTTCGTGGGAGTAGTGAAGAGTCGTACCAAATGCTTCCAATTTACCTACATAACATTAAGATTCACAACCCCGGAAGCGTAACGAATTTGATCACAGACAAAGAAAATAGATTTCTGATGTGTTATTATTcccttggcgtagtt ATTCAatcatttgttcaacattgtcGCCCGATAATCATAGTCGATGGAGCATATTTGAAGGCAGGATATTTGGGTACGaatttagttgctgttgcgatggatgACAATAATgaaattttgccattggcttatggaattgctgGCGGCGAGACAAACGAGTCTTTGGATTGGTTTTTGGGCAACCTATGA